The Arachis duranensis cultivar V14167 chromosome 9, aradu.V14167.gnm2.J7QH, whole genome shotgun sequence genomic sequence ttgactctcagggttacttctcctttttgcacatcaatgagagttcgtccagttgctaggaaaggtcttcctagaatgagagttgcactcttgtgctcctccatttccagcaccacaaagtcagttggaaaggcaaatggcccaaccttgacaatcatatcctctattatgcctgatggatttttaatggagccatcagcaagttggaggcatatccgggtttgtttgacttctccagtcaacctaagctttctgatagtggatgcaggtattagattgatgcttgccccaagatcacatagagctgtcttggtgcaagcaccttctaatgtgcatggtatcataaagcttcctggatcttgaagcttttctggtaagctNNNNNNNNNNNNNNNNNNNNNNNNNNNNNNNNNNNNNNNNNNNNNNNNNNNNNNNNNNNNNNNNNNNNNNNNNNNNNNNNNNNNNNNNNNNNNNNNNNNNNNNNNNNNNNNNNNNNNNNNNNNNNNNNNNNNNNNNNNNNNNNNNNNNNNNNNNNNNNNNNNNNNNNNNNNNNNNNNNNtatttgctcaagtgcctctgcaaacggaatctttatttcaagagtccttagatagtctgcaaagcgggcaaattgcttatcctgttccgcttggcggagtttttgaggataaggcattttggctttatattcttcaaccttagatgctgtaggtttattccttacagaagtggttgaagaagcgtTGTTAGAGGggttactgtcagcactctcaggtgtctgatcctcccttggtgtctgaacgccaggattgggtggaaaatgggcgtttaacgccaacttttcccccttttctggcatttgaacgccagaactgggcagggaatgggcgtttaacgccagctttccctccctttctggcgtttgaacgccaaaagtgttcctctctgggctcttactgtcctaagagggattttgaacagtggcttagttgtcctctgtcaattgttccttatttggctttttgctcttttgagcagtgttattcagtgtcttcccactcctcagttgaactgcttgacattcctctgttatctgtttagatatttgctgttttgcttgattcaactgcagttNNNNNNNNNNNNNNNNNNNNNNNNNNNNNNNNNNNNNNNNNNNNNNNNNNNNNNNNNNNNNNNNNNNNNNNNNNNNNNNNNNNNNNNNNNNNNNNNNNNNNNNNNNNNNNNNNNNNNNNNNNNNNNNNNNNNNNNNNNNNNNNNNNNNNNNNNNNNNNNNNNNNNNNNNNNNNNNNNNNNNNNNNNNNNNNNNNNNNNNNNNNNNNNNNNNNNNNNNNNNNNNNNNNNNNNNNNNNNNNNNNNNNNNNNNNNNNNNNNNNNNNNNNNNNNNNNNNNNNNNNNNNNNNNNNNNNNNNNNNNNNNNNNNNNNNNNNNNNNNNNNNNNNNNNNNNNNNNNNNNNNNNNNNNNNNNNNNNNNNNNNNNNNNNNNNNNNNNNNNNNNNNNNNNNNNNNNNNNNNNNNNNNNNNNNNNNNNNNNNNNNNNNNNNNNNNNNNNNNNNNNNNNNNNNNNNNNNNNNNNNNNNNNNNNNNNNNNNNNNNNNNNNNNNNNNNNNNNNNNNNNNNNNNNNNNNNNNNNNNNNNNNNNNNNNNNNNNNNNNNNNNNNNNNNNNNNNNNNNNNNNNNNNNNNNNNNNNNNNNNNNNNNNNNNNNNNNNNNNNNNNNNNNNNNNNNNNNNNNNNNNNNNNNNNNNNNNNNNNNNNNNNNNNNNNNNNNNNNNNNNNNNNNNNNNNNNNNNNNNNNNNNNNNNNNNNNNNNNNNNNNNNNNNNNNNNNNNNNNNNNNNNNNNNNNNNNNNNNNNNNNNNNNNNNNNNNNNNNNNNNNNNNNNNNNNNNNNNNNNNNNNNNNNNNNNNNNNNNNNNNNNNNNNNNNNNNNNNNNNNNNNNNNNNNNNNNNNNNNNNNNNNNNNNNNNNNNNNNNNNNNNNNNNNNNNNNNNNNNNNNNNNNNNNNNNNNNNNNNNNNNNNNNNNNNNNNNNNNNNNNNNNNNNNNNNNNNNNNNNNNNNNNNNNNNNNNNNNNNNNNNNNNNNNNNNNNNNNNNNNNNNNNNNNNNNNNNNNNNNNNNNNNNNNNNNNNNNNNNNNNNNNNNNNNNNNNNNNNNNNNNNNNNNNNNNNNNNNNNNNNNNNNNNNNNNNNNNNNNNNNNNNNNNNNNNNNNNNNNNNNNNNNNNNNNNNNNNNNNNNNNNNNNNNNNNNNNNNNNNNNNNNNNNNNNNNNNNNNNNNNNNNNNNNNNNNNNNNNNNNNNNNNNNNNNNNNNNNNNNNNNNNNNNNNNNNNNNNNNNNNNNNNNNNNNNNNNNNNNNNNNNNNNNNNNNNNNNNNNNNNNNNNNNNNNNNNNNNNNNNNNNNNNNNNNNNNNNNNNNNNNNNNNNNNNNNNNNNNNNNNNNNNNNNNNNNNNNNNNNNNNNNNNNNNNNNNNNNNNNNNNNNNNNNNNNNNNNNNNNNNNNNNNNNNNNNNNNNNNNNNNNNNNNNNNNNNNNNNNNNNNNNNNNNNNNNNNNNNNNNNNNNNNNNNNNNNNNNNNNNNNNNNNNNNNNNNNNNNNNNNNNNNNNNNNNNNNNNNNNNNNNNNNNNNNNNNNNNNNNNNNNNNNNNNNNNNNNNNNNNNNNNNNNNNNNNNNNNNNNNNNNNNNNNNNNNNNNNNNNNNNNNNNNNNNNNNNNNNNNNNNNNNNNNNNNNNNNNNNNNNNNNNNNNNNNNNNNNNNNNNNNNNNNNNNNNNNNNNNNNNNNNNNNNNNNNNNNNNNNNNNNNNNNNNNNNNNNNNNNNNNNNNNNNNNNNNNNNNNNNNNNNNNNNNNNNNNNNNNNNNNNNNNNNNNNNNNNNNNNNaattgcattaatccatcaagacacagcagagctcctcacccccaaccatggggtttagagactcatgccgtggaaggtacacaaagaaacgtgtaaagtgtcatgagatacagatacaatgtcaaaagatcctattaatagtggaCTAGTggcctagggtatacagaaatgagtaaatgacgtaaaaatccacttatgggtccacttagtgtgtgcttgggctgggcaatgaagcattttcatgtagagaccttttatggagttaaacgccagcttttatgccagtttgggcgtttaactccaagtttcatgccagttccagcgttaaacgctggaaattctgaggctgatttgccacgccggtttgggccatcaaatcttgggcaaaatatggactattatacattgctggaaagcccaggatgtctacttttcatcgccgttgagagcgcgccaattgggcttctgtagctccagaaaatccacttcgagtgcagggaggtcagaatccaacagcatctgcagtccttNNNNNNNNNNNNNNNNNNNNNNNNNNNNNNNNNNNNNNNNNNNNNNNNNNNNNNNNNNNNNNNNNNNNNNNNNNNNNNNNNNNNNNNNNNNNNNNNNNNNNNNNNNNNNNNNNNNNNNNNNNNNNNNNNNNNNNNNNNNNNNNNNNNNNNataaaaatatactaaaaactaactagatcataccaaaaacatactaaaaacaatgccaaaaagcgtataaattatccgctcatcaagaacCATCTGTAGACttgttctttttcctttttcatgcTAAAGGAGTTTGGAAGGGGGGATGGATTAATCTGAATAGTACTCCTGGGTTTGGTATCTTCAAACTCTATAAGTCCTCTTTTAAGGATTTTAAAGAGATGTATCTGAAAGTTAGGAGTGTGGAAAAAGAGTATCCGTTTTATATGGATGAATATTTGTCTGAGAGGTTTCCATTGTGGTGGTGCTCGAAACCTCAGAACATCCTCGAGGCCGAAGTTATTAGTCTGAGGAATGTTTGTATAATTGAGTTTCTGGTGGAGGGTATTGATCGGAAAGACCTAATTTCAATGTATGAATTGCTAAAGTGGGAGGAAAAAAGAGAGGCTGTGATAGACTATATGAGTGAGTTGGTGTGTTATCTCTTTTTGTTTGTCTGTTTTGAAAATGCTATTCATCTGCAgttgttttgtttgattttcagGGAGTAAATATCCTATCGTGTCGGCTGCTTCTCTGAGGTCtcgttttaaaaataaaaacttggaAAAGAAGTTTTATCGTCAAATAAGGAGAAAATCATTGTGGCTGCAGAAGTTAGTCAGCCCGTCTCGCGACGGAGGAAGGTTATactgaagaaagaaaaagtgatGTTGTGGATTTGTCTGAGGAGTCCAGCCAGAAGGAGAATGATGTTTCTCTAGAAGAAATTCATGAGTTTATGTCGAATAAGAGGAAACTACATGAAGTGTCTGAGCATAGTGATGGCTTGTCGGTCTGGGGGAGGGACTTTCCGTACATGGCTGTGGCGGACAATGTTTGTCAATCATCGGCCGACGTGTCCTGGCGAacgaagttggagaaattgctataAGGCAATATATGCAGGTAATGTTAGAAAACAGactatttttattgaaatggtGTATATGTCgctattctctttttttattttggatatcTTATAGGTAGCTGGTTTGCGAATGGAGAGTTAGGGTCGTAGCCAGGAATTGAAGCATAAGAGGTTAGGGGTGCAGAAGGAGGACTTTGGTTTGTTGAAGGATGAGTTGGCTCAGAGTAAGAATACAGTTGCTGAGCTACAATCCAAGTTAAGTGAGGTTGAGAAACAGTTAAAAGAAACAAAGGATAACTATGCTAAGGATGTGGAGgatttgaagaaaaaggaagctGATTTGGAAAGTATGGAAACTCGACTGATTGAAGTAACAACTCAActgaaagaaatgaaaaagaaaaggcaaaATGAGATTTTAGATTCATTTGTGGAGGGTTTCGAAAGGACGTCCATTCACGTGAAGTTTCTGGCGCCTGGAGTGGGTTTGTCTGAGATGGATTTTAGAAAGATTGTCCAAGATGGGAAGCTAGTCGATGATGATGGTGTTGCCGAGGATGAAGCCAAAAATACTTAGCACCTTTCTAAAAATGTACTtgttttttgttgaatttgtaGTACTCTGTTTGTGTAGAGGTTTTTAAACTTTTGAAGATGTTTTGTGTTACTACAGCCTGAAAGGGCAATATAGTTTGATTATAATGATGGACTGATTACTTTACTGATAGGCTATTTGGTTGATGTTTGTTTAGAGGATATCTTTTTACCTCATCATTTTTTAAGGTGTTAGGAACACGTTTGACTAATTGGTAGGAATTTCTGTTTACGCTATTCTTTGTTTGTTTAATGAATAGATTGCCGACCATGGGCAAGTTGGAGTTTGTGTAAGCAAAAGCGCTTGTTGTGTGAATTGAGatgaaattgataaaaaataaactcgGGAGatagttaatatataattaaaataaacgtATGATTCAATTAATTGGTAAACCTTTGGTTACAAAGGTGCAGGTAGGctagcctcgttaaaacctctccAAGCAAAACCCTTTTGGAAAAATCTTGGcagtaggaaaaagagtacaagccTGTCCTTGACTTTCAACTATAGAACTTTTTTAAGGAGAAAACATTCTAGGTGTTAGGTAAAGTTATACCATTTATTGATTCTAGTTTGTTTGCTCCATTGCCGAGGACTTCTTTAATTCGATATGGACCGTCCCAATTTGTGACAAGTTTTCCATGTGCTGATGGCTTCCGAGCAGTTTCTGTCTTTTGAAGCACTAAGTCTGCTTTTTGGAATGATCGGCTTTTCACCGACTTATTGTGTCGCTGAGCTATAGCTTGTTGTGCCGCACGTTGGCAGAGTGTTGCGATATTCCTGATTTCCTCGATGATATCTAACTCGGCTTATCGAGCTTCGTCGTGGTCAGTAACTTGAGTTCTGATGAAATTTTGTGAAATCTCTAGTGGTATCATCGCCTCAGACCGGTATACAAGTCGGAATGGGGTCtcttttgttgatgattgtggTGTAGTATTATTTCCCCAAAGAATTTCTGGTATAAGCTTGGCCTAAAGTCCTTTAGCATCATCTAACTTCTTCTTTAGGGCATGCAATACCACCTTATTTGCTGCTTCTGCCAATCCATTCGTTTAAGGATGTTCAACGGAGGCGAAGTGGTGTTTGattttaagattctgcaaaaaAGATGTAAAATTCTGATAGACAAACTGGCGACCATTGTTAGTAATGATATGCCGAGGAATGCCAAAACggcaaataatatttttccagACGAAAGAGATCATTTGCTATGATGCAATCTTAGCTAAAGGTTGGGCTTCAacccattttgaaaaataatcaattacaaTGACGAGAAATTTTACCTGTCCCAGTACCATTGGGAATGTACCGAGGATATCGAGCCTCTAGTGGTTGAAAGGCCAACTGACGTCGGAGGATTTTCAAAGCTAAACTTCGAGCTCCAATGTGTGTTCCGCAGATTCCCTTGTGAGCTTCAGATAGTGCTATTTTTGCTTTAGTTTTGGTAAGGCATTTCAATAATGGGCGAGTGTATCCTCGCCTATATAAAGATCTGTTGAGTAATGTAAAAAAGGACGCTTGTCGTCGAAACTTCTTTGCATTTTCGACACTGTCTGGTATATCACCTATTTGTAAATAATGTATAAAGGAGCTTTGCCAATCCTATTCCTGTGTGATACTCAAAACATTTGTTAGAGTAACACTTGGAGTGGTTATAGTGGATTGATGTAATATAGATAGATCAGATTGTGTACTACCGAGTTTAGATAAGATGTCAGCCCTATGGTTTTGATCTCGTCGTATATGCTGTCTTTCGaactttataaattttgaaCTTAAATGTTTTACTAACAATAAGTACTTAGAAAGCAGAGGATCTTTTACCTGAAAAAGGTCGTTTACCTGCTGTACTACCAATAGGGAATCGCAGTATACCTTTATGGCTGATATATGAAGATCTAAATAAATTCGGAGTCCGGCCACCAGCGCTTCATATTCTAATTGGTTATTGTTGGCTTTAAAGGATAGATGAAGTGAATGTTACAGCATGAAACCATTGTCGCCCTCAATCCAGATTCCTGCGCCACACCCTTGAGTGTTTGATGAACCATCGACATACAATGCCTATTGCACTGTATGGTCATCTTCGGTTGGGATCGTCAGTTCTGCTATGAAATCGGCAAGGAATTCAGACTTGATCGAACGTCGTGCTTGGTATCTGATGTCAAACTCAGACAATTCGACCGACCACTTAACAAGTCGGCCTGCAATTTTTAGTTTATGCAACACCTGGAGTAATGGGTGGTTGGTCCGAACATGAATGACATGGCTCTGGAAATAAGGTCAGAGCCTTCTTGCTGAAAATATTAATGCTAACGCCAGTTTTTCTATCCTCGGATAGTTGATTTTAGCATGTTGGAGGGTTTTCCTGACGAAATATACTGGATGTTGAACTTTGTTGCTTTCTGTAACAAGAGCAGAGTTTATCGCCCAGTCAGTAACTGACAAGTATAAGAATAATTCTTCCCCTTATAAGAGCTTTTGTAAAATTAGTGGTTGCGAGAGAGTTGTTTTTAGAGTATTAAAGGCTCTTTCGCAATCGTCATTCCACTAAAAGGTGTTTTTCTTAAGTGTTTGAAAAAAAGGAATAGATTTTGATGCTAAACATAGGACGAATCTCGATAGTGCAGCAAGTCTTCTTGTTAGGCGTTGCACTTCCTTTATCGTCTTTGGGCTCGTCATTTCCAGTACTGCTCGGCATTTATCTGGGTTGACCTCAATACCCCTGCTAGTTagtagaaaacccaaaaatttACCACATTGAATGGCAAAGGCGCATTTTTCAGGGTTTAGGCGCATGTTGTAATGTTGTATCTGACTGAATATTTCTGTTATGTCGTCCATATGGTTATTGCCAACCTTTGTCTTGGCGACCATGTCATCAACGTAAACTTCCATATTTGTATCGATCTGGTTGGCGAAGACTTTGTCCATAAGACGCTGATAAGTTGCCCCTGCATTCTTTAGTCCAAAGGTATAACTTTATAACAATAATTACCGAATTCAGTGATAAATGCCATTTTACTTTGATCAGAAGGGTGCATAAGGATTTGATTGTAACCAGAATAGGCGTCCATGAAACTTAAGGTGGCATAACCAGAAGCGTTATCCACCAAAGAATCTATGAACAACAAAAGGGTAAGAATCTTTCGGGCATGCCTTGTTTAAGTCAGTGAAGTCGATGCACATGCGCCACTTATTTGTATCCTTACCATTACAACATTGGCGAGCCAGGTAGTGAATATGATTTCTCTAATAAAGTCGGCGTTGATTAGCTTTTGAGTTTCTTCTAATGGCGCCTTCTTCTTTTCGTCTCCGAGGTTTCTCTTTTTCTGCTGCACTGGTCGTGCGGAAGGGTTGATTTCCAATCTATGGGCAATGATTTTTGGATCGATGCCTGGCATATCAGAAGGTTTCCATGCGAAAAGATCGGCTTGCTCTTGTAGTAAAGCTTGTACTGTTTTCAGTTCTTCCGTGCTTATTGATGTACCTACATAGGTGTatttattagaatcattattGAAATATACTTTTTGTAACTCATCTGTTGGCGTAGGTCGTTTGAGAAATTTGGCTCTGTGGTCTAGATCGGCGTGTGCCGAGTTGTTGTTGGAAAGGTGGACATTGTTGACCTAAGCTTGTTTTGAATGGTTTGGCAGCCTCATGCTCATGTTGTAGCACTGTCatgctttttttttctgcaTGGATAGTTGCAATTTGTTCGTCCTGCACAAGAAACTTAATGTAGAGATGAACTGTAGATACAATTATGCCGAACTTGTTTAAAAAAGGTTGGCCAAGTATAAGATTATAGGGACTAGAATAATCTACTACTAAATATTGAATATCATATGTTTTGGAAAGTGGATGTTCACCCAGTGTGGTTTGCAACCACATTGATCCCAATATGGGACTCGTTCACCTGAGAAGCCGACCAAGTCTCTACGCATTGGTTAGAGGATGTTGTCGCTGAGCTTCATCTTTTGAAAGGTGGAATAAAATAGAACATCGGCGCTACTCCCCGAATCCAGGAGTACCTTCCTCACCAGGAGATCTCCTAATTGAAGAGAGATGACTACAGGGTCATCCATATTTTGGATATTGCAATCAAAATCAGCTCGTGTAAATGTCATTTGTGGAAATTGGGGCACAATTTGGGGTTCATACTATAGTCCATCCACCGAATATATTGCTCAGAAAGATCGTTTTTTGGCCGAGTTTGATGATCCTCCACTGCCATATCCTCCTGAGATACAATTGATTATACCTCGAGGTTGTTCATATTGGCTTGAGGATGCCTTCTCCTTTCCTCGGTTTTGTTGTTCGGACGAAGTATTGCTTGTGGAAGATGGTGTACGCCTCTATATGTGACCTCCTATGTATTTGTCAAGGTGACCTTGCCGAGCTAGCCATTATAAGAGGTCTTTTGCCACTACACATTCGTCAGTGGTGTGGCCATGCTTTTGGTGAAAAGCGCAATATTTGGATTTGTCCACATTCTTGGTATCTTGATACGTACCGGCGTTCCTTGGTGGCTTGATCAATTTTGGGTTCAGAATCTCTTTGATTATGTTCTCTCGCTTCATATTGAACTGCGTGTAAGAATCAAATCGAGGGGTTATTTTGAAATTTCTCTTACTATTTTGCGTCTTATCGTCGTCTCGGTAGTATGCTTTGTCGGACTTCCGAGCTTGTCTAAGCTCCTCGATATCAATTTGTCCCTTGGCCTTTTCACGAAACTCGGCAAGGGTTTTTGGCTTGGCTACCGCAATGGTCTCTTGGAAATTTTCTGGCCGAAATCCGCTCTTGATGGCATGCAGATGGACCTCGGGGTGGAGGTCTGGTATGCTTATTGCGACCTTCGTGAACCTAGTCATATAGTCTTTCAAGCTCTCATTCTGTTTCTGCTTGATTGTATTCAGATAATCTGAATCATGCAGATAAATTGCAGATCCAGCGAAATGATCTTCAAATAGTTTGGCCAGCTCCTGAAATTGCGAGATAGAACCTGCAGGCAAAGCACAAAGCCAGTCAAGTGCAGGACCGTCTAAATAATTCAGAAAACAACGGCATAAAATAGGATCAGATGCACCGTTAACGATCATTATTGTTCGGAATTTCTTGAGGAACTTCTTTGGGTCTCCGAGCTCGTCATAAGGGGTGAGGGTCATTGGTAAGGTGAATCTTTGTGGTAGTTTGAAGTTCATCACATCTGGTGTAAATGGTCCCACAGAATTGTCGGGCTTCCTCATTTCACGGCTCAACCCGAATAGTTTTAGAAACATGAGAGGGGTGATGAGAGGATTTTTGCGCGGTctaaaaatttacaaataaatcctcattgcaagtatagcttctagaccaacaagaatcccttcgtgcaaaagttttggttgtcacaagtaacaaacccctaataaaattgataaccgaagtctttaaacctcgggtcgtctctcaaggaattgcagggaggtgttcttattattggttatgcaaatcATGTGAATTGGGGTTTTAGATTGAGAAATAAGAAGAgaaaattgcaaagaaaataattaataacaataaaaagccttgactaggagaagattaatcggaagttctatccttgttagaATCTCTTAAGAGTAATAGTAAAAGGTTGTTGTtattacttagttaacccttaccgAATAAGGAAAAGTCAAGTTGAGAACCAACTTCTATTCACCAGTCCTAATCCTTTCCCTTGGGAAGGAATAGCGTTAGAAATTAGAGAgccagccaacaacttccaattacaatttaactcttgagtcttccaactcaagggtctcctattaatcaactccaaaatCAAGTTGAAAATCTACTCTACTAACATGGATGCCATTTTCATATCTATGTAATTTGGAATTAAATTAGGAGCAATTAAACAAATAGTAAATTTAAATGGAAATGTACTATGGAATAAATGAAAATATAAGAAtcctaaattaaaggaacattgaacctggaatctgAGAAGAAAATAGATCTGAAActgagagaaatcctaaatcctaaaacctagagagaggagagagcctctctctctacaaactacatataaaacataaaattgtgAGTAAACAGTAGtgtatgaatttttttcttgattcccccactttgtagcctctaatctgtgttttctgggccaaaaactgggtcaaaaactgGCCCAAAATTGCCCTCAGCGATTTttgttaattctgcagatcgcacatgtcatgcgtacgcgtcagtcatgtgTACGCGTTGTTTGGCGTTTTTTTCTTTGTCACCcatacgcgtcagtcacacgtacgcgttcCTGGTGTTTTGCGCTtggcacgcgtccgcgtcgtccatgcgtctGCGTCGCTGCCATTTTcttcaaaacttcattttcgcgcattccttccacttttgcatgtttcctttctgtcctctaagccattcctgtcctataaagcctgaaaatacttaacacatggattacggcatcgaatggtgataaaagataattaaaattaacagttTTAAGGTccaagaaacatgttttcacatatatcaaagaataaggaaggaaaatgtaaaacatgcaatttacatgaataagtgtgagattagtggataaaatccactcaattaaggacaagatgtaccacaaaatagtggtgcatcaaggGGTTAGAGTGGTGTTCCTCGTCCTCTAGTTGCGGTTAACGAGCATTGTTATTTTTGATCCGGGCATTGTTCAATCTGGCGATTTGGGTAGCCATTCTTTGATTCTCTTCCGCCATACGCTGGTTGGCCTGTTGTAGCTCGGTTACCATCCGAAGGAGTTCAGACAGGGAAGGAGGTGGTACATTAGCCATGGATACAGGTGAAGGTAATGGGACTAAAAGAGAAAAGATCTATCTTCCCGGtcccacggtgggcgccaattgttcttgcttggggaacaagctgGCTCTCATGACGAAAGATTGCCTAGCTATTTCCTTGGAGGCTGAATTGTCAATCCTTCTAATTCCGAGCTTTTCCTTTGAGGAGGCGTGAGGTTGTAAGCAATGAAGAGGGGaggagtgtacctgcaaaggcactccaatgcttaagtcaGTATTGTGTATTGAAAACTTGTCCGAAGAAGATCTTTACCTTGCTTTTGTATGGTGAGCTCTTAGTCAGTTACGGTTCGAGCATTTATGTCGATTTGGAGGGTATTGGTAATGTATCCAATCATTGTACCGTTTGGTCGGCGGTTACGATTGAAGCATTATTTGGTTGAGTTATAGCTCATAAAAACCGAGCTGTAACATATGATACCGAGTTATAACTTGTATTTGTAACTGCCATATGAGAAAGATAAGTTTATACATTCTATAAAACTGGAAGCCCACTGCTCCTCTTAGGTATGAACAACTCTACTTTAGAATACTGATCTCTTACTTCTCTAATTTGGGCATTGCAGTGTTATTGTATGTATTACTTATACGTTGTTTCCAAAATTTGTTTAACCTAGTCGCCTGGCTGAATAGGTCCCCGGCAACCATCTATCAACAGATCAGGTAATCCTTTGGACCCGGTTGAACATTGGCATCATTTGTTGATTATAGGCTACATGGTCGGCGACTCCGAAAAGCCTCCCTTGACCAAGCCAAAATCAAACCACCACCAAAACCTAAATCAACACACCCAAATCAAGAACTGAAAAGAACGGGCCGCGGGGCCATGGAAGGGTAGCTAGTATGATCCACACAAAAGTAACCTCTTGCGCAACCGAGACAACAATCATATGAAGATGAACGATGGTCAAATGGCAGCAAGTCATTTGGCGGCTGAGGCGAGAATACGAACCACATAATCCAAGATCTTCGACATCGATTCCAAACTATGGAAGGAAGAATTGCCACCAATGAGCACTATTAGCCAGAACACACAAGCGAGGGGGTCTCACAGACAGCATTCCAAAAACACCCGAGAGCATGATCTCTAAACAAACGCCATGAAAGACGAAAAGATTGAAACTCTTCCTGagaaaccaaaaaccctaaatcctaaactcgAAAcggtaataataaaaaatctcaaAGGGACCCCAAATGAAATAGGAATGAGCATGCAGTGATAGGAGCAGCCCCTTCACTGAAAAAATCCTGAAAGTCAGACTGTCGAAAAACTTTGACAAACTGATTGAAATGAAATATGATGGCACCAAGGATCCTCAAGAACACATAACCACATTTAAGGCAAGGATGAATCTCGAAGGAGCACGGACATTGTCTGGTGTT encodes the following:
- the LOC107466394 gene encoding uncharacterized protein LOC107466394 translates to MRKPDNSVGPFTPDVMNFKLPQRFTLPMTLTPYDELGDPKKFLKKFRTIMIVNGASDPILCRCFLNYLDGPALDWLCALPAGSISQFQELAKLFEDHFAGSAIYLHDSDYLNTIKQKQNESLKDYMTRFTKVAISIPDLHPEVHLHAIKSGFRPENFQETIAVAKPKTLAEFREKAKGQIDIEELRQARKSDKAYYRDDDKTQNSKRNFKITPRFDSYTQFNMKRENIIKEILNPKLIKPPRNAGTYQDTKNVDKSKYCAFHQKHGHTTDECVVAKDLL